A genomic window from Struthio camelus isolate bStrCam1 chromosome 2, bStrCam1.hap1, whole genome shotgun sequence includes:
- the SKIDA1 gene encoding SKI/DACH domain-containing protein 1, whose product MGDLKSGFEEVDGVRLGYLIIKGKQMFALSQVFTDLLKNIPRTTVHKRMDHLKVKKHHCDLEELRKLKAINSIAFHAAKCTLISREDVEALYTSCKTERVLKTKRRKISRALSTSDLRPEHAPADPFSGFWKENKLWLGLNDSPRALLPIRRKAWRPGDAALLPASHLPHIFSKYTGHSYPEIARAPRKPPVNYETAPAGGNCAPLRARRPPNAAAAAAAAARPRLPAAGPPPLPGRHRRRRVAAAAAAAATDCARRPPAAPRPCRPRGGPRLPLPLPRGFGPPPPPAFAESGSSDSESSSCSDRAAHDSDFGSSLSSSSEGSSEEEDEEEDEEDEEGSGASDSSEGSSEEEEEEEEEEEEEEEEEEDSTSDSDSSSVSSQVSVQSIRFRRTSFCKPPGVVHANFLYHLAAAAAAPRPPAPAPAPAEPGGPPALRGAAGGLQPELPGQWGRPGWAAAAPALRCPGGLGSCFAEIRDDRVPEITFPHSEFANNAKSTDLTINCVAKGASSPSPKTNNAFPQQRILREARKCLQATTTHCADNNTIAARFLNNDSSSAAANSEKDSKIPHCIEFATDLPSLQTDPEEDAASPGAAAAELQCTDTGNKALPFLHSIKIKIEDSSANAEYEPDLTTHKLKCECNDTKDEFYGVTESNNQDALLTAKEDSACTEKETTSLNLLTQSQALSCTLGTPKPEDGEYKFGARVRKNYRTLVLGKRPVLQTPPVKPNLKSARSPRPTGKIETHEGTLDDFTVNNRRKRVASNVASAVKRPFNFMANFPCPPSLIIGNDGDLLPAYSLNTTKDSQPPHKAHPVWKWQLGGSAIPLPPSHKFRKFN is encoded by the coding sequence ATGGGAGACCTGAAGTCGGGTTTTGAAGAGGTGGATGGCGTGAGGCTCGGCTACCTCATCAttaaaggaaagcaaatgtttGCACTCTCCCAGGTTTTTACAGACCTGCTCAAAAACATCCCGAGAACTACCGTGCACAAGCGAATGgatcatttaaaagtaaaaaagcatCACTGCGACCTGGAGGAGTTGAGGAAACTCAAAGCCATCAACTCCATCGCTTTCCACGCCGCCAAATGCACCCTGATCTCCAGAGAGGACGTGGAAGCCCTTTACACATCCTGCAAAACCGAACGGGTCCTCAAGACAAAACGGAGGAAAATAAGCCGGGCACTGTCAACAAGCGACCTCCGGCCGGAGCACGCACCCGCCGACCCCTTCTCCGGCTTTTGGAAGGAGAACAAACTTTGGCTGGGTTTGAATGACTCTCCCCGGGCCCTGCTGCCAATCAGGAGGAAAGCGTGGCGTCCGGGGGACGCAGCCTTGCTACCGGCCTCTCATCTACCTCACATTTTTAGTAAATACACTGGCCACAGCTACCCAGAAATCGCCCGGGCGCCTCGCAAACCCCCCGTAAACTATGAAACGGCGCCGGCGGGGGGAAACTgcgcgcccctccgcgcccgccgcccgcccaacgccgccgccgccgccgccgccgcggcgcgcccgcggctcccggccgccgggcccccgcccctgcccggccgccaccgccgccgccgggtcgccgccgccgccgccgccgccgccacggactgcgcccggcggcccccggccgcgccgcggccctgccggccccgcggcggcccgcggctgccgctgccgctgccgcgcggcttcgggccgccgccgccgcccgccttcGCCGAGAGCGGCAGCAGCGACTCGGAGTCCAGCTCCTGCTCCGACCGCGCCGCCCACGACTCGGACTTcggctccagcctctccagctccagcGAGGGCAGctcggaggaggaggacgaggaggaggacgaggaggacgaggagggcAGCGGCGCCTCGGACTCCAGCGAGGGCagctcggaggaggaggaggaagaggaggaggaggaggaggaggaggaggaggaggaggaggacagcaccTCGGACTCCGACTCCAGCTCGGTCTCCAGCCAGGTCTCGGTGCAGAGCATCCGCTTCAGGCGCACCAGCTTCTGCAAGCCGCCCGGCGTGGTCCACGCCAACTTCTTGTACCAtctggcggcggccgccgccgccccccggcccccggccccggccccggccccggcggagcccggcgggccgcccgccctgcgcggcgctgccggcggcctcCAGCCCGAGCTGCCGGGGCAGTGGGGCCGCCCGGGCTgggctgccgccgccccggcgctgcgctgccccggcggccTGGGGAGCTGCTTCGCCGAGATCAGAGATGATAGGGTGCCTGAGATCACATTCCCACACTCTGAATTTGCCAATAATGCCAAGAGTACTGACCTAACAATTAACTGTGTTGCAAAGGGGGCCTCTTCACCTAGCCCAAAGACAAACAATGCATTTCCACAACAAAGAATACTCAGAGAGGCAAGGAAATGCCTTCAAGCAACTACTACACACTGTGCAGATAACAATACAATAGCTGCTAGGTTCTTAAATAATGATTCTTCATCAGCGGCAGCAAATTCAGAAAAAGATTCCAAAATCCCTCATTGTATTGAATTTGCCACGGATTTGCCCTCTTTACAAACTGATCCTGAGGAGGATGCTGCTtctccaggggcagcagcagcagagctccagtGCACTGATACAGGCAATAAGGCattgccattcctgcacagcatTAAAATCAAAATAGAGGACAGCAGTGCGAACGCCGAGTATGAGCCCGACCTTACAACACATAAGCTAAAGTGTGAGTGCAATGATACTAAGGATGAGTTTTACGGTGTGACTGAGAGTAATAACCAGGACGCTTTACTAACAGCCAAGGAAGATTCTGCATGCACTGAGAAAGAAACCACTTCCTTAAACCTGCTGACTCAGAGTCAGGCCCTCTCATGCACTTTAGGTACTCCAAAACCTGAGGATGGGGAGTATAAATTTGGAGCAAGGGTGAGAAAAAATTACAGGACATTGGTTTTGGGAAAGCGACCTGTACTGCAGACTCCTCCAGTCAAACCAAATTTGAAATCAGCTCGAAGCCCACGTCCTACAGGTAAAATTGAGACACATGAAGGAACACTGGATGATTTTACAGTTAACAATAGACGCAAAAGGGTAGCCAGCAATGTAGCATCAGCAGTGAAAAGGCCATTTAATTTCATGGCAAATTTTCCCTGTCCACCATCACTAATTATTGGCAATGATGGGGATTTGTTGCCAGCTTATTCCTTAAACACCACTAAGGATTCCCAACCACCTCACAAGGCCCATCCTGTATGGAAATGGCAGCTGGGCGGTTCTGCAATACCTCTTCCACCTAGCCACAAATTCAGgaaatttaattaa